The following proteins come from a genomic window of Gynuella sunshinyii YC6258:
- the prfB gene encoding peptide chain release factor 2 (programmed frameshift) encodes MEVNPIREQIKDLSGRTSVLRGYLDYDNKKERLTEVELLLGDSKIWDDPENAQKLGQERSSLEAIVKTIEDLESGLSDSAELLDFAVEENDEAAVADISSELEKLEQQLAVLEFRRMFAHPMDPNNAYLDIQAGSGGTEAQDWAEMLLRMYLRWGEDKGFKTELMEYSAGEVAGAKSATIRFEGEYAYGWLRTETGVHRLVRKSPFDSGNRRHTSFSSVFVSPEVDDNIDIEINPADLRIDVYRASGAGGQHVNRTESAVRITHLPTGLVTQCQNDRSQHKNKDQAMKQLKAKLYELELQKRNEAAQTLEDSKSDIGWGSQIRSYVLDDSRIKDLRTGVETRNTQAVLDGDLDRFIEASLKQGL; translated from the exons GTGGAAGTTAATCCAATTCGTGAACAGATCAAAGACCTGAGCGGGCGCACCAGCGTGCTTAGGGGGTATCTT GACTACGATAATAAGAAAGAACGACTGACCGAAGTCGAATTACTGCTCGGAGACTCCAAAATATGGGACGACCCTGAAAACGCCCAAAAGCTGGGTCAGGAACGCTCCAGTCTCGAAGCCATTGTGAAAACCATTGAGGATCTGGAATCCGGTCTCTCAGACAGCGCAGAATTATTGGATTTTGCGGTTGAGGAAAACGACGAAGCCGCCGTGGCGGATATTTCCTCAGAACTGGAAAAGCTGGAGCAGCAACTGGCGGTACTTGAATTCCGTCGCATGTTTGCCCATCCCATGGATCCTAACAACGCTTATCTGGATATCCAGGCCGGTTCCGGTGGTACAGAAGCCCAGGATTGGGCAGAAATGCTATTGCGGATGTATCTGCGTTGGGGTGAAGATAAAGGCTTTAAAACCGAGCTGATGGAATACTCTGCCGGTGAAGTGGCTGGTGCCAAGTCCGCCACCATTCGTTTTGAAGGCGAATACGCTTATGGTTGGTTGCGGACTGAGACCGGTGTTCACCGGCTGGTGCGGAAATCACCGTTTGATTCCGGTAACCGGCGTCATACTTCGTTTTCTTCGGTATTCGTATCTCCCGAGGTAGACGACAATATTGATATTGAAATCAATCCGGCCGATCTGCGTATCGATGTCTATCGGGCTTCCGGAGCCGGTGGACAGCACGTTAACCGGACTGAATCTGCGGTTCGGATTACCCACTTGCCGACCGGTCTGGTCACTCAATGTCAGAATGACCGGTCACAGCACAAAAACAAAGATCAGGCCATGAAGCAGCTTAAAGCCAAGTTGTATGAGCTTGAATTGCAGAAGCGGAATGAAGCGGCTCAGACTCTGGAAGACAGTAAGTCTGATATCGGCTGGGGCAGTCAGATTCGCTCCTATGTGCTTGATGATTCCCGGATCAAGGATTTGCGGACCGGTGTTGAAACCCGGAATACCCAGGCAGTTCTTGACGGTGACCTTGATCGCTTTATCGAAGCATCGCTCAAACAAGGGCTGTGA
- the recJ gene encoding single-stranded-DNA-specific exonuclease RecJ gives MTTIEKKIVRRTPLTELPDWDPAQPNILRTVYQNRGIADLQQLEKGTQQLLSYRQMKGIEEAAALMVRHIQRQSNIVVVGDFDADGATSTALSVLVLKAFGASNVRYLVPNRFEFGYGLSPEIVQVAHSMNPDLIMTVDNGISSIEGVAAARSLGMDVLVTDHHLQGAELPDANAIVNPNQHGCPFPSKATCGCGVAFYLLAAVKAGLKQAGWFEEQGIREPNLADYLDIVALATVADVVPLDQNNRIFVHQGLARIRAGKARPGILALLEVAGRNYQQVVAADMGFAVGPRLNAAGRLDDMSLGIECLLAEDPYRARELAVLLNDMNIDRRAIEQSMQKEALRFLEKFEANTDAEGLPWGVCLYQPDWHEGVIGILASRIKDRVHRPTIAFAQAEDGNLKGSARSIPGFHIRDGLDAVAKRYPEVLAKFGGHAMAAGMTVRAEHFERFQQAFDEEVRRQLEADQLIAQVATDGELGVSDFNLDLADLLRNSGPWGQAFPEPCFDGYFNIVQQRIVGQKHLKLTLSPQGSDLLIDAIAFNVDLNIWPTQAAKIQCAYKLDINEFRGNISLQLMLEYIQPVFS, from the coding sequence ATGACCACCATTGAAAAGAAAATTGTACGTCGCACGCCATTGACTGAACTCCCTGACTGGGACCCGGCTCAACCAAATATACTGCGGACGGTTTATCAGAACCGTGGCATTGCGGATCTTCAGCAACTGGAAAAAGGCACTCAGCAGTTACTGAGTTACCGGCAAATGAAAGGCATTGAAGAGGCGGCGGCGTTGATGGTTCGTCATATCCAGCGCCAGAGCAATATTGTGGTGGTGGGTGATTTTGACGCCGATGGTGCCACTTCGACGGCGTTGTCGGTACTGGTGCTTAAAGCATTTGGTGCGAGCAATGTTCGCTATCTGGTGCCGAACCGGTTTGAATTCGGATATGGCCTGAGCCCTGAGATTGTCCAGGTGGCACACAGCATGAACCCTGATCTGATTATGACCGTCGACAACGGCATCTCCAGTATTGAGGGGGTGGCTGCCGCCCGCAGTTTGGGGATGGATGTGCTGGTGACCGATCATCACCTGCAGGGGGCTGAACTGCCCGATGCCAATGCTATTGTCAATCCAAACCAACATGGCTGTCCTTTTCCCAGTAAAGCCACTTGCGGCTGCGGAGTAGCGTTTTACCTTCTGGCGGCGGTTAAGGCCGGATTGAAACAAGCCGGCTGGTTTGAGGAGCAGGGTATTCGCGAGCCTAATCTGGCGGATTATCTCGATATTGTTGCGCTTGCGACGGTGGCAGATGTGGTGCCCCTGGATCAGAACAACCGGATTTTTGTGCACCAGGGTCTCGCCCGTATACGCGCAGGGAAGGCTCGTCCCGGTATTCTGGCCTTACTTGAAGTGGCAGGTCGAAACTATCAGCAGGTGGTGGCTGCTGATATGGGATTTGCCGTTGGTCCACGTTTGAATGCGGCCGGCAGACTGGATGACATGTCACTTGGCATCGAATGCCTGCTGGCTGAAGATCCTTACCGTGCGCGTGAGCTCGCAGTATTGCTCAATGATATGAATATTGACCGGCGGGCCATTGAGCAGAGTATGCAGAAGGAGGCACTGCGGTTTCTGGAGAAGTTTGAAGCCAACACCGATGCCGAAGGGCTGCCGTGGGGGGTATGTCTTTATCAACCCGATTGGCATGAAGGTGTGATTGGTATTCTGGCCTCGCGAATCAAAGACAGAGTGCATCGACCAACCATTGCTTTCGCCCAGGCAGAAGATGGCAATCTCAAAGGGTCGGCCCGATCGATCCCCGGTTTTCACATCCGTGATGGTCTTGATGCGGTCGCCAAGCGTTATCCTGAGGTGTTAGCGAAATTCGGAGGCCATGCCATGGCTGCAGGCATGACCGTACGGGCAGAGCATTTTGAACGCTTTCAGCAGGCTTTTGACGAAGAGGTTCGCCGGCAACTTGAAGCTGATCAGCTGATTGCCCAAGTCGCCACTGACGGTGAGTTGGGAGTAAGTGATTTTAACCTGGACCTTGCGGATTTGTTACGCAACTCCGGTCCCTGGGGGCAGGCATTTCCCGAACCCTGTTTTGATGGTTATTTCAATATTGTTCAGCAACGTATTGTCGGTCAGAAACATTTAAAACTGACATTATCTCCGCAGGGTTCTGATTTATTGATTGATGCAATTGCTTTTAATGTGGATTTAAATATTTGGCCGACCCAGGCAGCTAAAATTCAATGTGCTTATAAATTGGATATTAATGAATTTCGGGGAAATATATCTTTGCAATTAATGCTCGAATATATTCAACCGGTTTTTTCCTGA
- the can gene encoding carbonate dehydratase has protein sequence MSLLEHLLENNKRWAKETAERDPEFFRSLANIQNPEVLWIGCADSRVPANEILGLLPGDVFVHRNVANIVVHSDLNCLSVIQYAIDVLKIKHVIVCGHLGCGGVRAAVEKQQNGLIDNWLRHIQDIMLVYDRYLRALDAEQKNHVMCRINALAQALNVAETTVLSNAWSRGQEVNVHAWVYSLENGLVENQGVTLSGPENAREKVTAKIREILLAANKR, from the coding sequence ATGAGTTTGTTAGAGCATTTATTGGAAAACAACAAGCGTTGGGCCAAAGAGACTGCAGAGAGGGACCCTGAGTTCTTTCGCAGTCTGGCGAATATTCAGAATCCCGAGGTACTGTGGATAGGCTGTGCAGACAGCCGGGTGCCGGCCAATGAGATATTGGGGTTGTTACCGGGAGACGTGTTTGTGCATCGTAATGTGGCTAACATTGTGGTGCACTCGGACTTGAACTGTCTTTCCGTGATTCAGTATGCGATCGATGTGCTGAAGATCAAACATGTGATCGTCTGTGGACACCTCGGTTGCGGAGGTGTTCGGGCGGCTGTTGAGAAACAGCAAAATGGTTTGATCGACAACTGGCTGCGTCATATACAGGACATCATGCTGGTTTATGACCGTTATCTGCGTGCGCTTGATGCCGAACAGAAAAATCATGTGATGTGTCGCATCAATGCTCTGGCGCAGGCATTGAATGTGGCTGAAACAACGGTGTTGTCAAATGCCTGGAGCAGAGGCCAGGAAGTGAACGTGCACGCCTGGGTATATAGTCTGGAAAACGGACTGGTCGAAAACCAGGGCGTGACCTTATCCGGGCCCGAAAATGCACGTGAAAAAGTAACCGCCAAAATCCGGGAAATTCTGCTGGCGGCCAATAAGCGTTAA